The Flavobacterium sp. 140616W15 sequence TTATCTTTGGCTTTCGCCATAAATTTATCTGTATCTCCACCGTCTTTATTAATCTCTTCTAGCATCTCAAGAACAGCTTGGTTTGCACCTCCATGAAGTGGTCCCCAAAGTGCAGAAACTCCAGCAGAAATCGAAGCAAATAAACCTGCATGAGAAGATCCAACCATTCTTACTGTAGATGTAGAACAGTTTTGTTCATGGTCACCATGTAAAATGAACAATTTATCTAATGCATTAACTATAATAGGGTTTGCTGCATAAGGCCCAGTAGGCAATTTAAACATCAATTGCATGAAGTTCTCTACATATCCTATCGTATTGTCATAATAGTTTAATGGATACCCCATAGTTTTTCTATACGTCCATGTAGCAATAACAAGAAACTTAGCTATTGTTTTACAAACAGCCTCATACATTTCTTTTTCATTTTCTACATTTACCGACTTAGGATTAAAAGCTGTCAAGGCACTTGTCAATGCAGACAAAACCCCCATAGGATGAGCCGTTTTTGGAAAACCATCAATGATGTTTTTCATTTCTTCGTTTACCAAAGTATGCTTTTTAATATCAGCATCAAATTGTGCTAATTGTTGAGCAGTTGGTAATTCTCCAAAAATTAATAGATAAGATACTTCAGGAAAACTTGCTCGTTCGGCTAAATCTTCGATTGAGTATCCTCTGTAACGTAAAATTCCTAATTCACCATCAAGAAAAGTAATTTCACTTGTACAAGAACCAGAGTTTTTATATCCTGGATCAAGAGTAATGAAACCAGTTAAATCACGTAATTTGTTAATATCGACAGCAGATTCATTTTCGCTTCCAGTTATAACAGGAAGTTCAATTTTCTTACCATCTACTTCTAGGGTAGCTATTTTTGACATAATATAATCGGAAATAAATCTTTTAAATAATAATTTATCAAATCTAAGGAATTTAAGACTAACTAAAAAAGGAATCTTGCTATGAATTTGTTAAAACTCCAAAAAAAAACCATTCGTTTTCACGAATGGTTTTTTTTTTAAATATATAACTCTTACAATTATTTAATCTTGAAAGCATTTAATCCAGGAAAATAAGCAGTACTACCTAGCTCTTCTTCAATTCTAAGTAATTGATTGTATTTTGCCATACGATCTGAACGTGAAGCCGAACCAGTTTTAATTTGACCACAGTTTAATGCTACTGCTAAATCTGCAATGGTATTATCTTCAGTTTCTCCTGAACGGTGAGACATTACTGAAGTATAACCTGCATTTTTAGCCATATTTACTGCTGCAATAGTTTCTGTTAATGTACCAATTTGATTTACTTTAATAAGAATAGAATTTGCAATTCCTTTTTCAATTCCAGTAGACAAACGCTCCACATTAGTTACAAACAAATCATCACCTACTAATTGTACTTTATTTCCAATTTTCTCCGTAAGCAATTTCCATCCATCCCAGTCATTTTCATCCATTCCATCTTCAATAGATATAATTGGGTATTTAGCTACTAATTCAGCTAAGTAATCAACTTGCTCAGCAGAAGTCCTTACTTTACCTGTTTCTCCTTCAAATTTAGAGTAATCGTATTTACCGTTTACATAAAACTCAGCAGCTGCACAATCAAGAGCAATCATAATTTCGTCACCGAAAGTATATCCTGCATTTTCAACAGCTTTTTTAATAGTATCTAAAGCATCTTCAGTACCACCTGGTAAATTTGGAGCAAAACCTCCTTCATCACCTACAGCTGTACTTAATCCTCTGTCATGCAAAACTTTTTTCAAGCTATGGAAAATTTCAGTTCCCATTTGCATAGAGTGAGAAAAAGAAGTTGCTTTTACAGGGAAAATCATAAATTCTTGGAAAGCAATCGGAGCATCAGAGTGCGAACCCCCGTTAATAATGTTCATCATTGGTACTGGCAATGTATTTGCCGAAACACCACCTACATATCTATATAAAGGCAATCCTAACTCATTAGCTGCTGCTTTTGCTACAGCAAGAGAAACACCTAAAATAGCGTTTGCTCCTAATTTAGATTTATTTGGAGTTCCATCTAAATCGATCATAGCTTGATCAATTACATTTTGTTCAAAAACTGAAACACCAACTAATTCTTCTGCAATAATAGTATTTACATTATTCACTGCATTCAAAACTCCTTTACCTAAAAAAGCTTTACCTCCATCACGTAATTCAACCGCTTCATGTTCTCCAGTAGACGCTCCAGACGGAACAGCTGCTCTTCCTAAAACTCCATTATCTGTAATTACATCAACTTCAATAGTAGGATTACCTCTAGAATCAAAAATTTGTCTTGCGTGAATTTTTATTATAATACTCATTATTTTTATTTTTTATTATTAAATTATAAATATTTTTCGAAATTATAAAAATATTTAACACCAATTAAGTTCCTTAGCAATAAAATACTTTTATTTATTAACTCAATCGTTTTAGTTTAATTCCCCTTTATGTTCTCAATAAACTGATCAAACAAATAAGATGAATCATGTGGCCCTGGACTAGCTTCTGGATGGTATTGTACAGAAAAACAATTCTTATTTTTCATACGCATACCCGCAACAGTTTCGTCATTAAGGTGCAAATGTGTAATTTCTAAATCCGGATGATTATCTAGTTGTTCTTTATTAACAGCAAAACCATGATTTTGCGATGTAATCTCACCTTTACCTGTAATTATATTCTTAACTGGATGATTTATTCCTCTATGTCCGTTAAACATTTTATAAGTAGAAACTCCATTTGCTAAAGCAATAACTTGGTGTCCTAAACAAATACCGAATAATGGCTTATCATTTGCCAAGATCTCTTTAGCAACTTCGATTGCACCAAATAATGGATCTGGATCACCTGGGCCATTTGACAAGAAATATCCATCTGGATTGAATGCAGATAAATCTTTAAATGTCGAATCATATGGAAACACTTTGATATAACAATCTCTTTTTGCCAAATTACGCAAAATATTCGTCTTAATCCCTAAATCTAATGCTGAGATTTTATAAGTTGCGTTTTCATCTCCATAAAAGTACGGTTCTTTTGTTGATACTTTAGAAGCAAGTTCCAATCCTTCCATATTGGGAACATTTGCTAATGCGATCTTTAAATCCTCTATAGATGTCCCGTCAGTACAAATAACAGCATTCATTGCTCCGTTATCACGTATATAACTAACTAATGCTCTTGTATCAACATCAGAGATGCAAATAAGATTTTCTTTTATAAAATATGACTCTAAACTCTCTGAAGCACCTTCTCGAGAATAGTTAAAGCTAAAGTTTTTACAAACCAATCCTGATATCTTGATACTATCAGACTCTATTTCAGAATCATTTACGCCATAATTTCCTATATGAGCATTGGTAGCAACCATAATCTGACCAAAATAAGAAGGATCTGTAAAGATTTCTTGATACCCTGTCATTCCTGTATTAAAGCAAACTTCGCCAAAAGTTGTACCACTAATTCCGATTGATTTTCCGTGAAAAATTGTTCCGTCGCTTAATAAAAGAATGGCGCTTTGTCGTGTTGTGTATTTCATTTGTAATTAGATATTTTGCAAATTTAATTTTTTAAAAGAGCGAGTGCAAGGTTTTTTAAAAAATTCATCTCTAAAAATAAAACCCTAAGAGGGGAAAGTGTTAGATTATTGTGTTTTAGTTTCAAAAAAAACAAAAAAAAAGGATAAACTAGTAACTAGTTTATCCTTAATTCTTATTGAATGATTATTTTCATAATTATTCAGAAGCTTCAGTTGTCGTTTCTGTATCAGCAGCAGGAGCTTCAGAAGTCTCTTCAGCTTTCTTTGCTTTTCCACCACGACGGCTTTTTGCTTTTTTAACTTCTTTTTTACCTCCGTTGTAAAGTTCATTGAAATCAACAAGTTCGATCATCGCCATATCAGCGTTATCTCCTAAACGATTTCCAACTTTAATGATACGAGTGTATCCACCTGGACGGTCTCCTACTTTAGCAGCTACATCTCTGAACAAGTCAGTTACAGCATATTTGCTACGTAAGTATGCAAAAACAATACGACGATTGTGAGTCGTATCTTCTTTTGATTTTGTGATTAAAGGCTCAACGAATTGTTTAAGCGCTTTAGCTTTAGCAACAGTAGTGTTAATACGTTTGTGCTCAATAAGAGAACAAGCCATATTAGCCAACATAGCTTTTCTATGTCCAGTCTGTCTGCTTAAGTGATTGAATTTTTTTCCGTGTCTCATTGCTATGTTAAATTTAACTCGCCTAAGCGAATTAGATTATTCTTTATCTAGTTTGTATTTAGCTAAATCCATTCCGAAAGTTAAATTCTTAACTGCAACAAGTTCATCAAGTTCAGTTAAAGATTTTTTACCAAAATTACGGAATTTCATTAGGTCATTTTTATTGAACGATACTAAATCACCAAGTGTATCAACTTCAGCCGCTTTCAAGCAATTTAATGCTCTCACAGATAAATCCATATCAACAAGCTTAGTTTTAAGCAATTGTCTCATATGTAATGACTCTTCATCATACGATTCTGTTTGTGCAATTTCGTCAGCCTCGAGTGTAATTCTTTCGTCAGAGAATAACATGAAGTGGTGAATTAAAACTTTAGCAGCTTCAGTAAGGGCATCTTTAGGATTAATAGATCCATCAGTTTTGATTTCAAAAACTAATTTTTCGTAATCTGTCTTTT is a genomic window containing:
- the rplQ gene encoding 50S ribosomal protein L17, translating into MRHGKKFNHLSRQTGHRKAMLANMACSLIEHKRINTTVAKAKALKQFVEPLITKSKEDTTHNRRIVFAYLRSKYAVTDLFRDVAAKVGDRPGGYTRIIKVGNRLGDNADMAMIELVDFNELYNGGKKEVKKAKSRRGGKAKKAEETSEAPAADTETTTEASE
- the carA gene encoding glutamine-hydrolyzing carbamoyl-phosphate synthase small subunit, yielding MKYTTRQSAILLLSDGTIFHGKSIGISGTTFGEVCFNTGMTGYQEIFTDPSYFGQIMVATNAHIGNYGVNDSEIESDSIKISGLVCKNFSFNYSREGASESLESYFIKENLICISDVDTRALVSYIRDNGAMNAVICTDGTSIEDLKIALANVPNMEGLELASKVSTKEPYFYGDENATYKISALDLGIKTNILRNLAKRDCYIKVFPYDSTFKDLSAFNPDGYFLSNGPGDPDPLFGAIEVAKEILANDKPLFGICLGHQVIALANGVSTYKMFNGHRGINHPVKNIITGKGEITSQNHGFAVNKEQLDNHPDLEITHLHLNDETVAGMRMKNKNCFSVQYHPEASPGPHDSSYLFDQFIENIKGN
- the eno gene encoding phosphopyruvate hydratase; this encodes MSIIIKIHARQIFDSRGNPTIEVDVITDNGVLGRAAVPSGASTGEHEAVELRDGGKAFLGKGVLNAVNNVNTIIAEELVGVSVFEQNVIDQAMIDLDGTPNKSKLGANAILGVSLAVAKAAANELGLPLYRYVGGVSANTLPVPMMNIINGGSHSDAPIAFQEFMIFPVKATSFSHSMQMGTEIFHSLKKVLHDRGLSTAVGDEGGFAPNLPGGTEDALDTIKKAVENAGYTFGDEIMIALDCAAAEFYVNGKYDYSKFEGETGKVRTSAEQVDYLAELVAKYPIISIEDGMDENDWDGWKLLTEKIGNKVQLVGDDLFVTNVERLSTGIEKGIANSILIKVNQIGTLTETIAAVNMAKNAGYTSVMSHRSGETEDNTIADLAVALNCGQIKTGSASRSDRMAKYNQLLRIEEELGSTAYFPGLNAFKIK
- a CDS encoding citrate synthase, with product MSKIATLEVDGKKIELPVITGSENESAVDINKLRDLTGFITLDPGYKNSGSCTSEITFLDGELGILRYRGYSIEDLAERASFPEVSYLLIFGELPTAQQLAQFDADIKKHTLVNEEMKNIIDGFPKTAHPMGVLSALTSALTAFNPKSVNVENEKEMYEAVCKTIAKFLVIATWTYRKTMGYPLNYYDNTIGYVENFMQLMFKLPTGPYAANPIIVNALDKLFILHGDHEQNCSTSTVRMVGSSHAGLFASISAGVSALWGPLHGGANQAVLEMLEEINKDGGDTDKFMAKAKDKNDPFRLMGFGHRVYKNFDPRARIIKKAADEVLNTLGVDDPILAIAKKLEAAALEDEYFKSRSLYPNVDFYSGIIYRALGIPTDMFTVMFAIGRLPGWIAQWKEMRENKEPIGRPRQIYTGHPLREFKSNK